A stretch of the Paramormyrops kingsleyae isolate MSU_618 chromosome 16, PKINGS_0.4, whole genome shotgun sequence genome encodes the following:
- the LOC111851734 gene encoding sterol 26-hydroxylase, mitochondrial-like, whose translation MFSHLKRGCYSLKRLDAQAGMGAAAAAALRYGASPAPSAAAVSYGARRASSSTQAVASRGRLKAMDELPGPSFLTSLYWLFGKGYFQKAHQMQIEHSKIYGPLWKSKYGPLVIVNVATAELIEQVLRQEGRHPVRTDMPHWRTYRELRNHAYGPLTELGAEWQRIRSILNPRMLKPKHVSTYTGAINQVVSDFIFKIDWLRQTQAGGTIVHDMAGELYKFAFEGISTVLFETRMGCLNKTIPEETQKFIFSVGEMFRLSPIIVLFPKSTWPYLPFWKHFVSVWDHLFKVAGDLVEKKMTEISAKMKQGEPVEGEYLTHLLVSEQMSVNEVLGSITELLLAGVDTTSNTISWALYHLARDPLIQNQLSDEVSSICPGDKVPTSDDITKMPLLKAVVKETLRMYPVVPGNARITVDNEIVVGDYIFPKNTLFHLCHYAVSYDAQNFPQPFDFRPERWLRNADRFKQHPFSSVPFGFGIRACLGRRVAELEMYLILSRLIKHYEVRPDPSGATVQPITRTLLVPSTSINLQFLDRKAQ comes from the exons ATGTTTTCCCACCTGAAGCGTGGCTGTTATTCGCTCAAGAGGCTGGATGCGCAGGCGGGGATGGGGGCTGCGGCGGCTGCTGCGCTCCGTTACGGCGCCTCCCCTGCCCCGTCGGCGGCTGCCGTTAGCTACGGCGCCCGGCGGGCTTCGTCCAGCACTCAGGCGGTGGCCAGCAGAGGCAGACTGAAAGCCATGGACGAGCTGCCGGGGCCCAGCTTTCTCACATCCCTCTACTGGCTCTTCGGAAAGGGCTATTTCCAGAAAGCGCACCAAATGCAA ATTGAACACAGCAAGATCTATGGCCCTCTCTGGAAGTCAAAGTACGGGCCGCTAGTCATCGTCAACGTGGCGACTGCGGAGCTCATCGAGCAGGTGCTCAGGCAGGAGGGGCGCCATCCGGTGCGTACTGACATGCCGCATTGGAGGACCTACCGCGAGCTCCGCAACCATGCCTACGGACCGCTCACTGA GTTGGGGGCCGAGTGGCAACGCATCAGGAGCATCCTGAACCCAAGAATGCTGAAGCCCAAGCACGTGTCCACCTACACGGGGGCCATCAATCAGGTGGTGAGCGACTTCATTTTCAAAATCGATTGGCTCCGACAGACCCAGGCGGGTGGGACCATTGTGCACGACATGGCTGGAGAATTATACAAGTTTGCCTTTGAAG GCATCTCCACGGTGCTGTTCGAGACCCGCATGGGCTGCCTCAATAAGACCATCCCAGAGGAGACACAGAAGTTCATCTTCTCCGTGGGAGAGATGTTCCGCCTCTCCCCAATCATCGTGCTCTTCCCTAAGTCCACCTGGCCCTACTTGCCCTTCTGGAAGCACTTTGTGTCCGTCTGGGACCACCTCTTCAAAGTCG CTGGAGATCTGGTGGAGAAGAAGATGACTGAGATCAGTGCGAAGATGAAGCAGGGGGAGCCCGTTGAGGGGGAGTACCTGACCCACCTGCTGGTCAGTGAGCAGATGTCTGTCAATGAGGTTCTGGGGAGTATCACTGAGCTGCTTCTGGCCGGGGTGGACACG ACGTCCAATACCATCTCGTGGGCCTTGTATCATCTCGCTCGGGATCCTCTCATCCAGAACCAGCTGAGCGACGAAGTGTCCAGCATCTGCCCCGGGGACAAGGTGCCCACCAGTGACGACATCACAAAGATGCCTCTGCTGAAGGCTGTCGTGAAGGAGACCTTGAG GATGTATCCAGTGGTGCCTGGAAATGCCCGTATCACCGTTGACAATGAAATTGTGGTTGGAGATTACATCTTTCCAAAAAAT ACGCTGTTCCACCTGTGCCACTACGCCGTGTCCTACGACGCGCAGAACTTCCCGCAGCCGTTTGACTTCCGGCCCGAACGCTGGCTCCGGAACGCCGACCGTTTCAAGCAGCACCCCTTCAGCTCTGTGCCCTTCGGCTTCGGGATCCGCGCCTGTCTGGGGAGGAGGGTGGCTGAGCTGGAGATGTACCTCATCCTTTCCAGG TTAATAAAACACTATGAAGTACGGCCAGATCCTTCTGGAGCCACGGTGCAGCCGATCACCAGAACCCTGCTGGTGCCATCCACGTCCATCAACCTGCAGTTCCTGGACAGGAAAGCTCAGTGA
- the slc15a2 gene encoding solute carrier family 15 member 2 isoform X2 — translation MTESLGHRTKLSQSHQLAEWIYRRIIMLVNMESIHLEVLIRLASLLQKLCGTNYPVSIAFIVVNEFCERFSYYGMKALLTLYFMNYLHWDKNLSTVVYHAFSSLCYFTPVLGAIIADSWLGKFRTIIYLSIVYVIGHVVKSVGAIPTLGDNTMHVVLSLTGLVLIAIGTGGIKPCVSAFGGDQFEEEHVEERRKFFSIFYMSINAGSVLSTIITPILRGDVQCFEGDCYALAFGVPAALMLIALVVFIAGSSLYKKSPPEGNVLLDVCRCMVFAVKNRWRSSKTDPKRAHWLDWAEEKFSKRLIQEIKMVLRVLLLYIPLPMFWALFDQQGSRWTLQATRMNLDFGPFVLKPDQMQMLNALLILVFIPIFDMGVYPLIGLCKINFTPLKKMAAGMILAALAFVAATIVEVNVIKTVVEAPPAGQSLLQILNLADGEVRVTISETGLFPEPIKPYEDPWEYQRLPLNGISQNHTVKIKYDAVDFNCVLSFHEQKAYSLILHKDIANIECKLVEDLIEKSEKGDAFVRFVNANNEGLNVTVGGQDFQVAPAYGISPSKSVMRAQYSDVKCMSDQNQYSLDLGLLDFGASYTVILDPIPNGLVARKMEDVHANNVHIAWQVPQYALITAGEVMFSITGLEFSYSQAPANMKSVLQAVWLMTVAFGNVIVLIVAEGAGLQQWVEFVLFAALLVAVCLIFSIMGHFYTYVNPDRLDEMFSEDTIDDNEKNSKRHPGEEVPLKNVARNTKI, via the exons ATGACAGAGTCATTGGGTCATAGAACCAAGTTGTCACAGAGTCATCAGTTGGCAGAGTGGATTTATCGCAGAATCATCATGTTAGTTAACATGGAGTCTATACATCTAGAGGTGCTAATACGTCTTGCCTCACTGCTTCAGAAATTATGTGGCACCAACTACCCTGTAAGCATCGCCTTCATTGTAGTGAATGAATTCTGCGAGAGATTCTCCTACTATGGCATGAAAG CTCTGCTCACACTCTACTTCATGAACTACTTGCACTGGGACAAGAACCTCTCCACGGTGGTGTACCATGCATTCAGCAGCCTTTGCTACTTCACACCCGTCCTGGGGGCCATCATCGCCGACTCCTGGCTTGGGAAGTTCAG GACCATCATCTACCTCTCCATAGTGTATGTCATCGGTCATGTGGTGAAGTCTGTGGGGGCCATTCCCACCCTGGGGGACAACACCATGCACGT AGTGCTGTCCCTGACGGGCTTGGTGCTCATCGCCATTGGGACGGGGGGGATCAAGCCCTGTGTATCCGCCTTCGGAGGAGACCAGTTTGAGGAAGAACAC GTGGAGGAACGGAGGAAGTTCTTCTCCATATTCTACATGTCAATCAATGCTGGGAGTGTCTTATCCACCATTATCACGCCGATACTGCGAG GTGACGTGCAGTGTTTCGAGGGTGACTGCTACGCTCTCGCTTTTGGGGTGCCAGCAGCTTTGATGCTTATCGCCCTTG TTGTGTTCATCGCTGGGAGCAGCTTGTACAAAAAGAGCCCCCCCGAGGGGAACGTGCTGCTGGATGTGTGCAGGTGCATGGTG tTTGCTGTGAAGAATCGCTGGAGAAGTTCAAAAACTGACCCTAAAAGAGCTCACTGGCTGGACTGGGCAGAGGAGAAGTTTTCG AAACGCCTCATCCAGGAGATCAAGATGGTTCTCCGGGTGCTGCTACTTTACATCCCCCTTCCCATGTTCTGGGCCCTCTTTGACCAGCAG GGCTCTCGGTGGACACTGCAGGCCACCAGAATGAATTTGGACTTT GGCCCGTTTGTTCTGAAGCCGGATCAAATGCAG ATGCTAAACGCTTTGCTGATATTGGTCTTTATCCCGATCTTCGACATGGGAGTGTATCCACTCATTGGCCTCTGCAAGATTAACTTTAC GCCGCTGAAGAAGATGGCCGCTGGCATGATTCTCGCAGCCCTGGCCTTTGTAGCTGCAACGATCGTGGAAGTGAACGTCATA AAAACTGTGGTGGAGGCTCCACCAGCGGGGCAGAGCTTATTGCAGATTCTCAATCTGGCAGATGGTGAGGTCAGGGTGACTATTTCGGAGACTGGCCTTTTCCCAGAGCCCATCAAGCCCTATGAG GATCCATGGGAATATCAGAGGCTACCGCTGAATGGAATAAGTCAAAACCATACAGTCAAGATCAAGTATGACGCAGTAGACTTTAACTGTGTTCTTTCATTCCACGAACAAAAGGCTTATAGCTTGATCCTGCACAAAGACATAGCCAACATTGAATGTAAACTT GTGGAAGACTTAATTGAGAAATCTGAGAAAGGTGATGCATTCGTCAG GTTTGTCAATGCCAACAACGAGGGCCTGAATGTGACTGTTGGTGGGCAGGACTTTCAGGTAGCACCTGCGTATGGCATCTCTCCCAGTAAGAGCGTGATGAGAGCACA ATACAGTGACGTGAAATGCATGTCGGACCAAAACCAGTACTCACTAGATCTGGGTCTCCTTGACTTTGGTGCATCCTACACTGTCATTCTGGATCCA ATCCCCAATGGATTAGTGGCCAGAAAGATGGAGGACGTCCATGCAAACAACGTACATATTGCCTGGCAGGTGCCGCAATACGCCCTTATAACAGCAGGGGAGGTCATGTTCTCCATCACGGGCCTAGAGTTCTCCTATTCTCAG GCCCCAGCCAATATGAAATCCGTGCTGCAAGCCGTCTGGCTCATGACGGTGGCCTTTGGAAACGTGATTGTGCTGATTGTGGCAGAAGGGGCCGGCCTGCAACAG TGGGTGGAGTTTGTGCTGTTCGCTGCTCTCCTGGTTGCCGTCTGCCTCATCTTCTCCATCATGGGCCACTTCTACACCTACGTCAACCCTGACCGACTGGATGAGATGTTTTCTGAAGACACCATTGATGATAATGAGAAGAACTCGAAGAGACACCCAGGGGAAGAGGTGCCTCTCAAAAACGTGGCCCGAAACACCAAGATTTAA
- the slc15a2 gene encoding solute carrier family 15 member 2 isoform X4, whose amino-acid sequence MDKKTDITQESDEKTKVKHSPKLCGTNYPVSIAFIVVNEFCERFSYYGMKALLTLYFMNYLHWDKNLSTVVYHAFSSLCYFTPVLGAIIADSWLGKFRTIIYLSIVYVIGHVVKSVGAIPTLGDNTMHVVLSLTGLVLIAIGTGGIKPCVSAFGGDQFEEEHVEERRKFFSIFYMSINAGSVLSTIITPILRGDVQCFEGDCYALAFGVPAALMLIALVVFIAGSSLYKKSPPEGNVLLDVCRCMVFAVKNRWRSSKTDPKRAHWLDWAEEKFSKRLIQEIKMVLRVLLLYIPLPMFWALFDQQGSRWTLQATRMNLDFGPFVLKPDQMQMLNALLILVFIPIFDMGVYPLIGLCKINFTPLKKMAAGMILAALAFVAATIVEVNVIKTVVEAPPAGQSLLQILNLADGEVRVTISETGLFPEPIKPYEDPWEYQRLPLNGISQNHTVKIKYDAVDFNCVLSFHEQKAYSLILHKDIANIECKLVEDLIEKSEKGDAFVRFVNANNEGLNVTVGGQDFQVAPAYGISPSKSVMRAQYSDVKCMSDQNQYSLDLGLLDFGASYTVILDPIPNGLVARKMEDVHANNVHIAWQVPQYALITAGEVMFSITGLEFSYSQAPANMKSVLQAVWLMTVAFGNVIVLIVAEGAGLQQWVEFVLFAALLVAVCLIFSIMGHFYTYVNPDRLDEMFSEDTIDDNEKNSKRHPGEEVPLKNVARNTKI is encoded by the exons ATGGACAAGAAAACGG ATATCACCCAGGAGAGTGATGAAAAAACCAAAGTGAAACATTCACCG AAATTATGTGGCACCAACTACCCTGTAAGCATCGCCTTCATTGTAGTGAATGAATTCTGCGAGAGATTCTCCTACTATGGCATGAAAG CTCTGCTCACACTCTACTTCATGAACTACTTGCACTGGGACAAGAACCTCTCCACGGTGGTGTACCATGCATTCAGCAGCCTTTGCTACTTCACACCCGTCCTGGGGGCCATCATCGCCGACTCCTGGCTTGGGAAGTTCAG GACCATCATCTACCTCTCCATAGTGTATGTCATCGGTCATGTGGTGAAGTCTGTGGGGGCCATTCCCACCCTGGGGGACAACACCATGCACGT AGTGCTGTCCCTGACGGGCTTGGTGCTCATCGCCATTGGGACGGGGGGGATCAAGCCCTGTGTATCCGCCTTCGGAGGAGACCAGTTTGAGGAAGAACAC GTGGAGGAACGGAGGAAGTTCTTCTCCATATTCTACATGTCAATCAATGCTGGGAGTGTCTTATCCACCATTATCACGCCGATACTGCGAG GTGACGTGCAGTGTTTCGAGGGTGACTGCTACGCTCTCGCTTTTGGGGTGCCAGCAGCTTTGATGCTTATCGCCCTTG TTGTGTTCATCGCTGGGAGCAGCTTGTACAAAAAGAGCCCCCCCGAGGGGAACGTGCTGCTGGATGTGTGCAGGTGCATGGTG tTTGCTGTGAAGAATCGCTGGAGAAGTTCAAAAACTGACCCTAAAAGAGCTCACTGGCTGGACTGGGCAGAGGAGAAGTTTTCG AAACGCCTCATCCAGGAGATCAAGATGGTTCTCCGGGTGCTGCTACTTTACATCCCCCTTCCCATGTTCTGGGCCCTCTTTGACCAGCAG GGCTCTCGGTGGACACTGCAGGCCACCAGAATGAATTTGGACTTT GGCCCGTTTGTTCTGAAGCCGGATCAAATGCAG ATGCTAAACGCTTTGCTGATATTGGTCTTTATCCCGATCTTCGACATGGGAGTGTATCCACTCATTGGCCTCTGCAAGATTAACTTTAC GCCGCTGAAGAAGATGGCCGCTGGCATGATTCTCGCAGCCCTGGCCTTTGTAGCTGCAACGATCGTGGAAGTGAACGTCATA AAAACTGTGGTGGAGGCTCCACCAGCGGGGCAGAGCTTATTGCAGATTCTCAATCTGGCAGATGGTGAGGTCAGGGTGACTATTTCGGAGACTGGCCTTTTCCCAGAGCCCATCAAGCCCTATGAG GATCCATGGGAATATCAGAGGCTACCGCTGAATGGAATAAGTCAAAACCATACAGTCAAGATCAAGTATGACGCAGTAGACTTTAACTGTGTTCTTTCATTCCACGAACAAAAGGCTTATAGCTTGATCCTGCACAAAGACATAGCCAACATTGAATGTAAACTT GTGGAAGACTTAATTGAGAAATCTGAGAAAGGTGATGCATTCGTCAG GTTTGTCAATGCCAACAACGAGGGCCTGAATGTGACTGTTGGTGGGCAGGACTTTCAGGTAGCACCTGCGTATGGCATCTCTCCCAGTAAGAGCGTGATGAGAGCACA ATACAGTGACGTGAAATGCATGTCGGACCAAAACCAGTACTCACTAGATCTGGGTCTCCTTGACTTTGGTGCATCCTACACTGTCATTCTGGATCCA ATCCCCAATGGATTAGTGGCCAGAAAGATGGAGGACGTCCATGCAAACAACGTACATATTGCCTGGCAGGTGCCGCAATACGCCCTTATAACAGCAGGGGAGGTCATGTTCTCCATCACGGGCCTAGAGTTCTCCTATTCTCAG GCCCCAGCCAATATGAAATCCGTGCTGCAAGCCGTCTGGCTCATGACGGTGGCCTTTGGAAACGTGATTGTGCTGATTGTGGCAGAAGGGGCCGGCCTGCAACAG TGGGTGGAGTTTGTGCTGTTCGCTGCTCTCCTGGTTGCCGTCTGCCTCATCTTCTCCATCATGGGCCACTTCTACACCTACGTCAACCCTGACCGACTGGATGAGATGTTTTCTGAAGACACCATTGATGATAATGAGAAGAACTCGAAGAGACACCCAGGGGAAGAGGTGCCTCTCAAAAACGTGGCCCGAAACACCAAGATTTAA
- the slc15a2 gene encoding solute carrier family 15 member 2 isoform X1: protein MTESLGHRTKLSQSHQLAEWIYRRIIMLVNMESIHLEVLIRLASLLQKLCGTNYPVSIAFIVVNEFCERFSYYGMKALLTLYFMNYLHWDKNLSTVVYHAFSSLCYFTPVLGAIIADSWLGKFRTIIYLSIVYVIGHVVKSVGAIPTLGDNTMHVVLSLTGLVLIAIGTGGIKPCVSAFGGDQFEEEHVEERRKFFSIFYMSINAGSVLSTIITPILRGDVQCFEGDCYALAFGVPAALMLIALVVFIAGSSLYKKSPPEGNVLLDVCRCMVFAVKNRWRSSKTDPKRAHWLDWAEEKFSKRLIQEIKMVLRVLLLYIPLPMFWALFDQQGSRWTLQATRMNLDFGPFVLKPDQMQMLNALLILVFIPIFDMGVYPLIGLCKINFTPLKKMAAGMILAALAFVAATIVEVNVIKTVVEAPPAGQSLLQILNLADGEVRVTISETGLFPEPIKPYEDPWEYQRLPLNGISQNHTVKIKYDAVDFNCVLSFHEQKAYSLILHKDIANIECKLVEDLIEKSEKGDAFVRFVNANNEGLNVTVGGQDFQVAPAYGISPSKSVMRAQYSDVKCMSDQNQYSLDLGLLDFGASYTVILDPQIPNGLVARKMEDVHANNVHIAWQVPQYALITAGEVMFSITGLEFSYSQAPANMKSVLQAVWLMTVAFGNVIVLIVAEGAGLQQWVEFVLFAALLVAVCLIFSIMGHFYTYVNPDRLDEMFSEDTIDDNEKNSKRHPGEEVPLKNVARNTKI, encoded by the exons ATGACAGAGTCATTGGGTCATAGAACCAAGTTGTCACAGAGTCATCAGTTGGCAGAGTGGATTTATCGCAGAATCATCATGTTAGTTAACATGGAGTCTATACATCTAGAGGTGCTAATACGTCTTGCCTCACTGCTTCAGAAATTATGTGGCACCAACTACCCTGTAAGCATCGCCTTCATTGTAGTGAATGAATTCTGCGAGAGATTCTCCTACTATGGCATGAAAG CTCTGCTCACACTCTACTTCATGAACTACTTGCACTGGGACAAGAACCTCTCCACGGTGGTGTACCATGCATTCAGCAGCCTTTGCTACTTCACACCCGTCCTGGGGGCCATCATCGCCGACTCCTGGCTTGGGAAGTTCAG GACCATCATCTACCTCTCCATAGTGTATGTCATCGGTCATGTGGTGAAGTCTGTGGGGGCCATTCCCACCCTGGGGGACAACACCATGCACGT AGTGCTGTCCCTGACGGGCTTGGTGCTCATCGCCATTGGGACGGGGGGGATCAAGCCCTGTGTATCCGCCTTCGGAGGAGACCAGTTTGAGGAAGAACAC GTGGAGGAACGGAGGAAGTTCTTCTCCATATTCTACATGTCAATCAATGCTGGGAGTGTCTTATCCACCATTATCACGCCGATACTGCGAG GTGACGTGCAGTGTTTCGAGGGTGACTGCTACGCTCTCGCTTTTGGGGTGCCAGCAGCTTTGATGCTTATCGCCCTTG TTGTGTTCATCGCTGGGAGCAGCTTGTACAAAAAGAGCCCCCCCGAGGGGAACGTGCTGCTGGATGTGTGCAGGTGCATGGTG tTTGCTGTGAAGAATCGCTGGAGAAGTTCAAAAACTGACCCTAAAAGAGCTCACTGGCTGGACTGGGCAGAGGAGAAGTTTTCG AAACGCCTCATCCAGGAGATCAAGATGGTTCTCCGGGTGCTGCTACTTTACATCCCCCTTCCCATGTTCTGGGCCCTCTTTGACCAGCAG GGCTCTCGGTGGACACTGCAGGCCACCAGAATGAATTTGGACTTT GGCCCGTTTGTTCTGAAGCCGGATCAAATGCAG ATGCTAAACGCTTTGCTGATATTGGTCTTTATCCCGATCTTCGACATGGGAGTGTATCCACTCATTGGCCTCTGCAAGATTAACTTTAC GCCGCTGAAGAAGATGGCCGCTGGCATGATTCTCGCAGCCCTGGCCTTTGTAGCTGCAACGATCGTGGAAGTGAACGTCATA AAAACTGTGGTGGAGGCTCCACCAGCGGGGCAGAGCTTATTGCAGATTCTCAATCTGGCAGATGGTGAGGTCAGGGTGACTATTTCGGAGACTGGCCTTTTCCCAGAGCCCATCAAGCCCTATGAG GATCCATGGGAATATCAGAGGCTACCGCTGAATGGAATAAGTCAAAACCATACAGTCAAGATCAAGTATGACGCAGTAGACTTTAACTGTGTTCTTTCATTCCACGAACAAAAGGCTTATAGCTTGATCCTGCACAAAGACATAGCCAACATTGAATGTAAACTT GTGGAAGACTTAATTGAGAAATCTGAGAAAGGTGATGCATTCGTCAG GTTTGTCAATGCCAACAACGAGGGCCTGAATGTGACTGTTGGTGGGCAGGACTTTCAGGTAGCACCTGCGTATGGCATCTCTCCCAGTAAGAGCGTGATGAGAGCACA ATACAGTGACGTGAAATGCATGTCGGACCAAAACCAGTACTCACTAGATCTGGGTCTCCTTGACTTTGGTGCATCCTACACTGTCATTCTGGATCCA CAGATCCCCAATGGATTAGTGGCCAGAAAGATGGAGGACGTCCATGCAAACAACGTACATATTGCCTGGCAGGTGCCGCAATACGCCCTTATAACAGCAGGGGAGGTCATGTTCTCCATCACGGGCCTAGAGTTCTCCTATTCTCAG GCCCCAGCCAATATGAAATCCGTGCTGCAAGCCGTCTGGCTCATGACGGTGGCCTTTGGAAACGTGATTGTGCTGATTGTGGCAGAAGGGGCCGGCCTGCAACAG TGGGTGGAGTTTGTGCTGTTCGCTGCTCTCCTGGTTGCCGTCTGCCTCATCTTCTCCATCATGGGCCACTTCTACACCTACGTCAACCCTGACCGACTGGATGAGATGTTTTCTGAAGACACCATTGATGATAATGAGAAGAACTCGAAGAGACACCCAGGGGAAGAGGTGCCTCTCAAAAACGTGGCCCGAAACACCAAGATTTAA
- the slc15a2 gene encoding solute carrier family 15 member 2 isoform X3 — protein MDKKTDITQESDEKTKVKHSPKLCGTNYPVSIAFIVVNEFCERFSYYGMKALLTLYFMNYLHWDKNLSTVVYHAFSSLCYFTPVLGAIIADSWLGKFRTIIYLSIVYVIGHVVKSVGAIPTLGDNTMHVVLSLTGLVLIAIGTGGIKPCVSAFGGDQFEEEHVEERRKFFSIFYMSINAGSVLSTIITPILRGDVQCFEGDCYALAFGVPAALMLIALVVFIAGSSLYKKSPPEGNVLLDVCRCMVFAVKNRWRSSKTDPKRAHWLDWAEEKFSKRLIQEIKMVLRVLLLYIPLPMFWALFDQQGSRWTLQATRMNLDFGPFVLKPDQMQMLNALLILVFIPIFDMGVYPLIGLCKINFTPLKKMAAGMILAALAFVAATIVEVNVIKTVVEAPPAGQSLLQILNLADGEVRVTISETGLFPEPIKPYEDPWEYQRLPLNGISQNHTVKIKYDAVDFNCVLSFHEQKAYSLILHKDIANIECKLVEDLIEKSEKGDAFVRFVNANNEGLNVTVGGQDFQVAPAYGISPSKSVMRAQYSDVKCMSDQNQYSLDLGLLDFGASYTVILDPQIPNGLVARKMEDVHANNVHIAWQVPQYALITAGEVMFSITGLEFSYSQAPANMKSVLQAVWLMTVAFGNVIVLIVAEGAGLQQWVEFVLFAALLVAVCLIFSIMGHFYTYVNPDRLDEMFSEDTIDDNEKNSKRHPGEEVPLKNVARNTKI, from the exons ATGGACAAGAAAACGG ATATCACCCAGGAGAGTGATGAAAAAACCAAAGTGAAACATTCACCG AAATTATGTGGCACCAACTACCCTGTAAGCATCGCCTTCATTGTAGTGAATGAATTCTGCGAGAGATTCTCCTACTATGGCATGAAAG CTCTGCTCACACTCTACTTCATGAACTACTTGCACTGGGACAAGAACCTCTCCACGGTGGTGTACCATGCATTCAGCAGCCTTTGCTACTTCACACCCGTCCTGGGGGCCATCATCGCCGACTCCTGGCTTGGGAAGTTCAG GACCATCATCTACCTCTCCATAGTGTATGTCATCGGTCATGTGGTGAAGTCTGTGGGGGCCATTCCCACCCTGGGGGACAACACCATGCACGT AGTGCTGTCCCTGACGGGCTTGGTGCTCATCGCCATTGGGACGGGGGGGATCAAGCCCTGTGTATCCGCCTTCGGAGGAGACCAGTTTGAGGAAGAACAC GTGGAGGAACGGAGGAAGTTCTTCTCCATATTCTACATGTCAATCAATGCTGGGAGTGTCTTATCCACCATTATCACGCCGATACTGCGAG GTGACGTGCAGTGTTTCGAGGGTGACTGCTACGCTCTCGCTTTTGGGGTGCCAGCAGCTTTGATGCTTATCGCCCTTG TTGTGTTCATCGCTGGGAGCAGCTTGTACAAAAAGAGCCCCCCCGAGGGGAACGTGCTGCTGGATGTGTGCAGGTGCATGGTG tTTGCTGTGAAGAATCGCTGGAGAAGTTCAAAAACTGACCCTAAAAGAGCTCACTGGCTGGACTGGGCAGAGGAGAAGTTTTCG AAACGCCTCATCCAGGAGATCAAGATGGTTCTCCGGGTGCTGCTACTTTACATCCCCCTTCCCATGTTCTGGGCCCTCTTTGACCAGCAG GGCTCTCGGTGGACACTGCAGGCCACCAGAATGAATTTGGACTTT GGCCCGTTTGTTCTGAAGCCGGATCAAATGCAG ATGCTAAACGCTTTGCTGATATTGGTCTTTATCCCGATCTTCGACATGGGAGTGTATCCACTCATTGGCCTCTGCAAGATTAACTTTAC GCCGCTGAAGAAGATGGCCGCTGGCATGATTCTCGCAGCCCTGGCCTTTGTAGCTGCAACGATCGTGGAAGTGAACGTCATA AAAACTGTGGTGGAGGCTCCACCAGCGGGGCAGAGCTTATTGCAGATTCTCAATCTGGCAGATGGTGAGGTCAGGGTGACTATTTCGGAGACTGGCCTTTTCCCAGAGCCCATCAAGCCCTATGAG GATCCATGGGAATATCAGAGGCTACCGCTGAATGGAATAAGTCAAAACCATACAGTCAAGATCAAGTATGACGCAGTAGACTTTAACTGTGTTCTTTCATTCCACGAACAAAAGGCTTATAGCTTGATCCTGCACAAAGACATAGCCAACATTGAATGTAAACTT GTGGAAGACTTAATTGAGAAATCTGAGAAAGGTGATGCATTCGTCAG GTTTGTCAATGCCAACAACGAGGGCCTGAATGTGACTGTTGGTGGGCAGGACTTTCAGGTAGCACCTGCGTATGGCATCTCTCCCAGTAAGAGCGTGATGAGAGCACA ATACAGTGACGTGAAATGCATGTCGGACCAAAACCAGTACTCACTAGATCTGGGTCTCCTTGACTTTGGTGCATCCTACACTGTCATTCTGGATCCA CAGATCCCCAATGGATTAGTGGCCAGAAAGATGGAGGACGTCCATGCAAACAACGTACATATTGCCTGGCAGGTGCCGCAATACGCCCTTATAACAGCAGGGGAGGTCATGTTCTCCATCACGGGCCTAGAGTTCTCCTATTCTCAG GCCCCAGCCAATATGAAATCCGTGCTGCAAGCCGTCTGGCTCATGACGGTGGCCTTTGGAAACGTGATTGTGCTGATTGTGGCAGAAGGGGCCGGCCTGCAACAG TGGGTGGAGTTTGTGCTGTTCGCTGCTCTCCTGGTTGCCGTCTGCCTCATCTTCTCCATCATGGGCCACTTCTACACCTACGTCAACCCTGACCGACTGGATGAGATGTTTTCTGAAGACACCATTGATGATAATGAGAAGAACTCGAAGAGACACCCAGGGGAAGAGGTGCCTCTCAAAAACGTGGCCCGAAACACCAAGATTTAA